The following DNA comes from Candidatus Omnitrophota bacterium.
GGGTCAGGGAATTATATTTGAAAATAAAATTATCGGAGGTAAAATTCCCCGGGAGTTTATCGCTTCTACGAAACAAGGGGTAATAGAAGCGGCTAAAAGCGGAGTCCTGGCGGGATATCCGGTTGTGGATTGCCGGATTGTTCTGTTTGATGGGTCGTATCATGAGGTAGACTCTTCTGAGTTTGCCTTTAAGATGGCGGCTTCTATCTCATTTAATAATGGGTTAAAGAGAGCGCAATCAATATTGCTGGAGCCGATAATGCAAGTAGAAGTCGTGGTTCCGGAAGAATATATGGGTGTTGTGGTTGGTGACTTTAATTCGCGTCGAGCCAAGATAGAAGAAATAGAAATAGAACAAGGCGCAACCCGAAAGATAATTAAGGGGTTTGCGCCTTTATCAGAGATGTTTGGTTATGCGACTGCCTTAAGGAACCTTAGCCAGGGCCGGGCTACTTATACCATGGAGCCCGCTCATTATGGAGAGGTTCCCGGGCAGATAGCGGAAAAGATAATCGGGAAAATCTAAAAAAAGGAGGTAACTTATGGCCAAAGAAAAATTTGAACGCACCAAACCTCATATCAACATCGGCACTATTGGGCACGTAGATCATGGAAAGACTACTTTAGCCAGTGCAATGACCAAGTTTTTAAGCAAAAAAGGCTTATCTGAAGAACGTTCCTTTGAGTCTATCGATAATGCTCCGGAAGAAAAGGAACGGGGTATTACCATTGCAGTTTCCCACATCGAATATCAGACCGACAAGCGGCATTACGCTCATATCGACTGCCCGGGGCACGCTGATTATATCAAGAACATGATTACCGGCGCTGCCCAGATGGACGGCGCTATTTTAGTAGTCTCAGCAGCTGACGGCCCGATGCCCCAGACAAGAGAACACATTCTTCTGTCTCGTCAGGTAGGCGTACCTTACATCATAGTATTTTTGAACAAAATAGACCAGGTAGATGATCCCGAACTCTTAGACCTGGTAGAACTCGAAGTAAGGGAACTTCTCACCAAATACGAATTTCCCGGCGACGACATTCCGGTAATAAAAGGAAGCGCGGTCAAATCAATGAACTGTGGCTGTGGAAAAGATGATTGCCCGGATTGTAAATTTGTTCCCGAACTGCTTAACGCCGTTGATAACTACGTCCCTACCCCTAAAAGAGATATTGACAAACCATTCCTTTTGCCCGTAGAAGACGTATTCTCAATCACCGGTAGAGGAACGGTTGCCACCGGCAGGGTTGAACGAGGCCAGATCAAGATAGGCGAAGAGGTAGAGATAGTCGGTCTTACCAAAGAGATCAAAAAGACAGTAGTTACTGGAGTCGAGATGTTCAGAAAGACCCTGGACTCCGGCCAGGCCGGAGATAATGTGGGCCTGTTGTTAAGAGGTGTAGAAAAAGAGCAGATTAGCCGAGGCCAGGTTTTGGCTAAACCAAAATCAATCACCCCTCATACCAAATTCAAAGCCAAGGTTTATATCCTGAGCAAGGAAGAGGGCGGCAGGCACACCCCGTTCTTTACCGGTTATCGTCCTCAGTTTTATTTCAGGACCACTGACGTTACCGGCGTAGCAACCCTGCCCAAGGGCGTAGAAATGGTAATGCCCGGAGATAACGCAGAATTGGAAGCAGAACTGATCATCCCGATCGCCATGGAAAAAGAACAGCGGTTTGCTATCCGGGAAGGCGGACATACAGTGGGTGCCGGGGTGGTTTCGGAAGTAATTGCGTAGTCGGAAGCTCATGGCTTAAGTTGGGGAAAGAAGCAGAAAATGACTAAAAGAAAAGTTTCGCAGGGAAAAATACGAATAAGATTAAAGGCCTATGATCATAGGGTATTGGACCAGTCTATCTTAGAGATTGTCAACACCGCTAAACGGACAGGGGCAAAGATCTCCGGGCCTATACCTTTGCCTACCGCCAGGGAAGATTATACGGTTTTACGCAGTCCGGTAATTGATAAAAAATCGCGGGAGCAATTCCAGATTAAAATCCACAAAAGACTACTTGATATACTAGAACCCACTTCCAAAACCGTGGATGCCCTAATGAAGCTTGACTTGCCGGTAGGTGTAAACGTAGAAATTAAGCTATAAGACGATATTTAACCGGATCCTGCGGTTTAACCGCAGGATGACACAGAGCAGCGGGAAAGCAAAGACAATGGTTAAAGGGATTTTGGGAAAAAAAATAGGGATGATGCAGATTTTTAAACAGAACGGTGATGCTATTCCGGTAACCGTAATAGAAGCCGGCCCCTGTTTAGTAATCCAGCTGAAAACTCTCGAAAATGACGGGTATCGGGCCATTCAGTTAGGCTTTAAGGAAAAAAGATTTATCCGGGAGTTTAAAATTTCCGGGGAAGATAAGTTTAAGGTCAACCAGGAGATAAAGGTCGATGTATTCAATGAAGGCGATTTTGTTGATATTACAAGCGTATCTATTGGCAAGGGATTTCAAGGAGGGATGAAAAAATGGGGCTGGAGCGGCCAGTGCGCTTCTCACGGCTCGATGACCCATCGCCGTCCCGGGTCAATAGGGGCCAGTGCCTTTCCATCCAGAGTGGTCAAAGGCCATCATCTTCCCGGGAGAATGGGGGGGCAGAGAAAGACTATCCAGAACTTAAAGGTCGTTAAGGTAGATCTAGAAAGTAATATTCTTATGATTAAAGGCTCGGTTTCAGGCCATAGAAACAGTTATTTGATGATCAGAAACGCTAAAAAAAAGCAACAAACCGTTAAGACAGATAAATCAGATAAGCAATGATATCGTCAGCTACTATTTATGATTTAAAAGGAAAGCAAACCGGCAAGGTTGATCTTGACGAAAGAGTTTTTAACGGCAGGGTTAACCAACCGCTGTTAAAGCAGGCAATGATGATTTATGCCCGGAATAAGCGCGGGGGTTACGCTTCTACAAAAACCCGTAAGGACGTAAGAGGCGGAGGAAGCAGGCCCTGGAGGCAGAAGGGCACTGGCCGGGCAAGGGCCAGCACCATCAGGTCGCCGTTATGGAAGGGAGGCGGAGTGATTTTTGGACCGCATCCCCGGGATTATTCCTGCAAGCTTTCTAAAAAGATGAAAAGCCTGGCTTTGATCTCAGCCTTAAATTCTAAACTTCAAAGTAAACAGATAATAGTTGTTAAAGAGATAACAATCAGTAAGCCAAAGACAAAAGAGGTTGCCTCTATCTTGTTGAAATTAAAAGCACTGGATAAGCCTTTGGTTATTGTTGATAATTTAGATTCAGTTTTAATCAGGTCAGCAAGAAACATCTTCGGCCTGGCTATAAAGAGCCCGGCTGAT
Coding sequences within:
- the rplD gene encoding 50S ribosomal protein L4 produces the protein MISSATIYDLKGKQTGKVDLDERVFNGRVNQPLLKQAMMIYARNKRGGYASTKTRKDVRGGGSRPWRQKGTGRARASTIRSPLWKGGGVIFGPHPRDYSCKLSKKMKSLALISALNSKLQSKQIIVVKEITISKPKTKEVASILLKLKALDKPLVIVDNLDSVLIRSARNIFGLAIKSPADLNTYDLIRHHKLVITEQALKAVTDRLLKKQQMNTDKKGRES
- the tuf gene encoding elongation factor Tu; the protein is MAKEKFERTKPHINIGTIGHVDHGKTTLASAMTKFLSKKGLSEERSFESIDNAPEEKERGITIAVSHIEYQTDKRHYAHIDCPGHADYIKNMITGAAQMDGAILVVSAADGPMPQTREHILLSRQVGVPYIIVFLNKIDQVDDPELLDLVELEVRELLTKYEFPGDDIPVIKGSAVKSMNCGCGKDDCPDCKFVPELLNAVDNYVPTPKRDIDKPFLLPVEDVFSITGRGTVATGRVERGQIKIGEEVEIVGLTKEIKKTVVTGVEMFRKTLDSGQAGDNVGLLLRGVEKEQISRGQVLAKPKSITPHTKFKAKVYILSKEEGGRHTPFFTGYRPQFYFRTTDVTGVATLPKGVEMVMPGDNAELEAELIIPIAMEKEQRFAIREGGHTVGAGVVSEVIA
- the rplC gene encoding 50S ribosomal protein L3 yields the protein MVKGILGKKIGMMQIFKQNGDAIPVTVIEAGPCLVIQLKTLENDGYRAIQLGFKEKRFIREFKISGEDKFKVNQEIKVDVFNEGDFVDITSVSIGKGFQGGMKKWGWSGQCASHGSMTHRRPGSIGASAFPSRVVKGHHLPGRMGGQRKTIQNLKVVKVDLESNILMIKGSVSGHRNSYLMIRNAKKKQQTVKTDKSDKQ
- the rpsJ gene encoding 30S ribosomal protein S10 codes for the protein MTKRKVSQGKIRIRLKAYDHRVLDQSILEIVNTAKRTGAKISGPIPLPTAREDYTVLRSPVIDKKSREQFQIKIHKRLLDILEPTSKTVDALMKLDLPVGVNVEIKL